The following are encoded together in the Pontibacter liquoris genome:
- a CDS encoding amidohydrolase → MDLRVTIVQTELHWQDAAANRHMFSARLAAAAPATDLIVLPEMFTTGFSMSAPDLAEETEGPTLAWMRQEAKQHQAVITGSVIVKEGDNYYNRLFWVRPDGTYAAYDKRHLFRMANEHHTYTPGQERLVVELQGWQICPLVCYDLRFPVWSRNTGNAYDLLLYVANWPKARNLAWSTLLKARAIENVAYVVGVNRVGTDGNDHPYSGDSAIIHPKGYALLETTEAAGIHTLTLNKQELDDFRQAFPAHLDADAFTL, encoded by the coding sequence ATGGATCTTCGGGTAACGATCGTACAAACCGAACTACACTGGCAGGATGCTGCTGCAAACCGCCACATGTTCTCCGCCAGGCTGGCAGCCGCCGCGCCCGCTACCGACCTGATCGTGCTGCCCGAGATGTTTACCACCGGCTTTAGTATGAGCGCCCCGGACTTAGCCGAAGAAACAGAAGGCCCTACCCTGGCTTGGATGCGGCAGGAGGCAAAACAGCACCAGGCTGTTATAACCGGCAGCGTGATCGTGAAGGAAGGGGATAACTACTATAACCGCCTGTTTTGGGTGCGCCCCGATGGCACCTACGCTGCTTATGACAAGCGCCACCTGTTCCGGATGGCCAACGAGCACCATACTTATACGCCCGGCCAGGAGCGATTGGTAGTGGAGCTGCAGGGCTGGCAGATCTGTCCGCTGGTATGTTATGATCTGCGCTTCCCGGTGTGGAGCCGCAACACGGGCAACGCTTACGACCTGCTGCTGTATGTGGCCAACTGGCCCAAAGCGCGCAACCTGGCCTGGAGCACCCTGCTGAAAGCACGCGCCATCGAGAACGTGGCCTATGTGGTAGGCGTGAACCGGGTGGGCACCGACGGCAACGACCATCCGTATTCCGGCGATTCGGCCATTATCCATCCCAAAGGATACGCGTTACTCGAAACCACCGAAGCAGCAGGCATTCATACCTTAACACTAAACAAACAGGAG